Proteins encoded by one window of Candidatus Sumerlaea chitinivorans:
- a CDS encoding Cobalt/zinc/cadmium efflux RND transporter, membrane fusion protein, CzcB family gives MMVVAACWLTGCGGNGARAQLGAEKPEPEPISVATVRVEETSKTASIQVTGNLAADEDSDVASKREGIVQETFVERGTQVEQGAPLVKLDATDELLNLAAGEAALFEIKSRLGLTTETESFDVEEQPEVRSARADYELAQANYARSEKLFREGTINKAEYDQTATQLEATRQRYFQARHVAQQLYASLKTQKVRLRTLQQAVADTTVTAPFRGIVSERYVSPGEFLMRGAKVARLVRIDPIRLVLTIPERYAAEVRAGQKVEFTVNAYPADIFRGEIVHIAPALSTDSRALAVEALVPNPEGKLLPGFFATARLEMSGASRVLLVPLSAVRRDREVGRVFVVRDGVARERVVKLGEQVGDKIEITGDLSSDDVVVVDAAKVSDGIRVR, from the coding sequence ATGATGGTTGTTGCAGCCTGTTGGCTGACTGGCTGCGGTGGCAACGGGGCTCGCGCTCAACTTGGGGCAGAAAAGCCTGAGCCGGAGCCCATCTCCGTGGCGACGGTACGGGTGGAAGAGACCTCGAAGACAGCCTCGATTCAAGTCACGGGCAACCTAGCGGCGGACGAAGACTCGGATGTGGCCAGCAAACGGGAGGGAATTGTTCAAGAGACGTTTGTGGAGCGGGGGACCCAAGTGGAGCAGGGGGCTCCTCTGGTCAAGCTGGATGCCACAGATGAACTGCTGAATCTGGCGGCGGGCGAGGCTGCACTTTTTGAGATCAAAAGTCGCCTTGGTCTCACCACGGAAACAGAGTCTTTCGATGTTGAAGAGCAGCCCGAGGTACGCTCCGCGCGGGCGGACTACGAGTTGGCGCAAGCGAATTATGCTCGAAGTGAAAAGCTGTTTCGAGAAGGCACAATCAACAAGGCAGAGTACGACCAGACGGCGACCCAGCTCGAGGCCACACGCCAACGCTACTTTCAGGCTCGCCATGTGGCCCAGCAACTCTACGCTTCCTTGAAAACGCAAAAAGTGCGCCTGCGCACCCTTCAGCAGGCAGTTGCCGACACCACCGTGACAGCTCCCTTCCGCGGGATTGTGTCGGAGCGCTACGTCTCGCCGGGCGAGTTCCTGATGCGAGGGGCGAAAGTGGCGCGCCTCGTGCGCATTGATCCGATTCGACTTGTGCTTACGATCCCTGAACGATACGCCGCGGAAGTCCGCGCGGGCCAGAAAGTCGAGTTTACAGTGAACGCTTACCCAGCGGATATTTTCCGAGGAGAGATTGTTCACATCGCCCCAGCACTCAGCACCGACTCCCGCGCTCTTGCAGTGGAAGCACTAGTACCCAATCCTGAGGGAAAGCTGCTCCCCGGGTTCTTTGCAACCGCCCGTCTGGAAATGAGTGGTGCTTCCCGAGTTCTTCTGGTGCCGCTGAGTGCCGTGCGACGCGACCGCGAGGTGGGACGAGTGTTTGTCGTGCGGGATGGTGTTGCGCGAGAGCGAGTTGTGAAACTGGGAGAGCAGGTGGGCGACAAAATCGAAATTACCGGGGACCTGTCCTCCGACGACGTTGTGGTCGTGGATGCAGCGAAAGTTTCCGATGGCATTCGTGTGAGGTGA
- a CDS encoding Acetylornithine deacetylase has translation MEMKAIYDAALRDKEAVARFLQDLIRIKSLSTEEKAVVERIAEEMRKVGFDEVKIDGLGNVIGRVGNGPRRIAMDAHIDTVDVGNPELWEIDPFAAILKDDIIYGRGACDMKGAMASLVYGAKLIKELGLAKDLSIFVTGTVMEEDCDGLCWQYILKEKVIDPWPECVVIAEPTNMNIYRGHRGRMEIEVSVTGLSAHGSAPERGINAVYKMAPIVLDIEKLNECLRHDPFLGKGTVTISEIRSTSPSLCAVADSCTIHLDRRLTKGETIESAVAEIEALPSVQAAKAKVTVLDYARPAYTGLVYPTKKYYPTWVLEEDHPALKAAVSAYEKVLGQKPKVDKWTFSTNGVATMGMFGIPSFGLGPGNEEFAHSPKEHIPVEHLWKAAAFYAAFAETYANQK, from the coding sequence ATGGAGATGAAGGCGATCTACGATGCGGCGCTTCGCGATAAAGAGGCGGTCGCGCGTTTCCTGCAGGATCTTATTCGCATCAAGAGCCTCAGCACAGAGGAAAAGGCGGTTGTGGAGCGCATTGCCGAAGAAATGCGGAAGGTGGGATTTGATGAAGTCAAGATTGACGGGCTCGGGAATGTGATCGGGCGCGTCGGTAACGGTCCGCGCCGCATCGCGATGGATGCCCACATTGACACCGTGGATGTAGGAAACCCCGAGCTGTGGGAGATCGACCCATTCGCTGCCATCCTAAAGGACGACATTATTTATGGCCGCGGTGCCTGCGACATGAAAGGTGCCATGGCTTCCCTGGTGTATGGAGCGAAACTTATTAAGGAGCTGGGGTTGGCGAAAGATTTGAGCATCTTCGTTACCGGCACCGTGATGGAGGAGGACTGCGACGGCTTGTGCTGGCAGTATATCCTAAAGGAAAAGGTCATTGATCCGTGGCCCGAGTGCGTCGTGATTGCTGAGCCCACGAACATGAACATTTACCGCGGCCACCGTGGCAGAATGGAGATTGAAGTCAGTGTGACAGGACTTTCCGCCCACGGGAGCGCTCCAGAGCGCGGGATCAACGCTGTTTACAAGATGGCCCCAATCGTTCTCGACATCGAAAAGCTGAACGAGTGCCTGCGCCACGATCCTTTCCTCGGAAAAGGTACTGTGACCATTTCGGAAATTCGCTCGACTAGCCCCTCTTTGTGCGCGGTGGCCGACTCTTGCACGATCCATCTGGACCGGCGGTTGACTAAAGGCGAGACCATCGAAAGCGCAGTGGCAGAGATCGAAGCTCTGCCAAGTGTTCAAGCAGCGAAAGCCAAAGTAACAGTGCTCGATTATGCTCGTCCCGCTTATACTGGACTTGTTTATCCGACGAAGAAGTATTACCCCACGTGGGTGCTGGAAGAGGATCACCCGGCATTGAAAGCAGCAGTCAGTGCCTATGAAAAGGTGCTCGGCCAGAAACCGAAGGTGGACAAGTGGACCTTCTCGACGAATGGTGTAGCGACGATGGGAATGTTTGGCATCCCGTCGTTTGGGCTTGGGCCCGGTAACGAAGAGTTTGCCCACTCGCCCAAAGAGCACATTCCCGTCGAGCACTTGTGGAAAGCTGCAGCCTTCTATGCTGCATTTGCTGAAACGTATGCAAACCAAAAGTAA